The sequence agttttcaacCCTACACAGGACTGGTTTAGGGAAAAGCACAAGAGTAAAAAGGTTTTCTCCCTCGCTGGGGTAACACAGAATAGTTGAcattgataaaaacagaaaaacaccttGTAGAAGTTCAATCTGCCTCTTCAGGGCTTCTCTTTCCTCCATGTTTACGTCCGATGTTCCTCAACGTCAGATTCTTACTGATGACGTACATTGGCCTGGCCAATGGGAGTCCAAAGTCTCCTGAGCCTTTTTGCTCACATTTCTGACTTGCAGGCTTCAATATCGTTTTGGGGAAAAGGAGTTGATGCagaaatgctatttttaaaaagtaatttccaTGAAGTAGGTACTTTTGCAAAAattcttgttcttgttttcgCACTTTATCTTTCTCTCTACAGTTCCAAACAtatatcaaaatattaaatgtgcgaacatttacattattaaaaagaatGTATATTTGATATTCAATTGTATGAAGAGCAACAAACTTGTGCTCAATAAAGAAGTTACTTTGTAATTGTATTCTATTAAGACTGCTTTACTTGCAGCaacataattataaaaatggatttatgcacattttaagCTCAATcaccttctgaaaataaaaaaagttatttttgaaggaCGTTCATtcaattgtttgattttttaattactaaattaaataagCAGAAATGGCTCATAGTATTTTCTGTGTGTATGAGATATTTTgaactttgtaaaataattatttaaatgaaattttaaattctagctcgtattatttttattttattttatttttttaccgaACAGTGactaatttgcatttttaaaacggATACCAGCACACTATTTATTAGCCAATTATTAGTTTGTATTGCTGTACAATTTGTCGACACTTGCAGTTAACTGATCAggccaaaacaaaagcaatcaAGTGAAGCAGTGGAAAGGATAACAAAACTCCTAAaagtaggggaaaaaaacatgtttaaatggTTATTCCCAGTCAACATAGAGGAGGAAGCAAAAATGTACCCACACACAAAATTGGTCCAAAGCAGCCATGGAAAATCCCCTTAGAAATAGTGAGGgccttgttgttgtttcttgCCTGTAAGACTTCACCGAGGGCTTCACTTTCAACTCTCGCTGAGCGTCAACAGATTGTAAAACAACATTGTCACTCTCTGAATATTACGATTTTTACCCAGTTTAACAGCAAATAACGCTAGACGGACAAGTTATCGGTGTCCAGGGAGCTGTTTAGAAACTGTATTAAACGTTTTCACAAAGTGTCAGGTCCATGGGACCTCCGTGAAAGCTACGCTGGAGAGAAAGTGAAACGAAAGGATGAAAGGGGAAGTGAAACTTTACCTAGGAACTGAGACGCTTAGCTAAAAGAACGACGAAGCAGCAGAAATTAAACTCCAAAGTTGCCAAggtaaacttaaataaatgctgtttttcttaATAAACACTCACTAGTGTATTTTTCCagtgtttaattttaagttatttattttgacaatagCTGGCAGTTTCAGTTATTGTAATTAATGGTTCAACATGCTATTAACTTAGCTTCAGTGTTGCCATACAAATCAATAACTTAAAACTTgccattgtttgttttgtgtctctgtttaGAACCTTGCTGTATATGCAGATTAGAACAACATGAGTCCAACAGACTACGTTTATTTTATCATAACAAAACCCCCCGAATATTCCCACCATATCAAGCCTGGAAGTGTTTGTTACATCCGTGAGTCCAcgtataatatatataatacttCCCAGCCTGGTCGTCGTACAAAGTTACCAGTCACGTTCTTAAAATCGACGAGCAGATCGTCTTGTGATATTGACCTGACCTGCATGGAGAAACTCAGTCTAGAGGAGGCCGATTATCTGTTGGCCTGTGAGCCTGAAGATGAGAGGCTGTACTggttcagagaaaaaaatgctgtcCAGACATCCCTGGGATTCATCGTAGGAACTAATGTGAGGGTGGAAGAAGAAGACGAGATACTGACAGGCATCATTCGCTATATTGGACCGATTGTGGGACCAGATTATTGGGATCCCATTACAGGAAGATACTTTGGAATTGAACTGCAGGTATGACCGTTAGTTAAAcctattaataaaataacttttctcttgagctcataaaaaatacataagcaCTGGTGTTACAAATACTTTTACTGCATAATTATAATAGAACATTAACAgaaaggtatatatatatatatatatatatatatatatatatatatatatatatattaaaaagatcgttttatatatatataccaacAATTTTCTGAGATCTGAGCAACACAAAATTTCAACAAACCTAAAGCTGAACtgctttaaaattatattaacgtttgtaattttgtgtgatttgtgttcttgtatttttatctgtgtgtgtctcATCAGTATTTTCTGCTGTCTTTCCTCTCAAGAAACCAGACAAAGGGAAGGGAAAAACCGATGGAAACTATGGATCTACGACATTTTTCCAATGTGAGAAAAACTGTGGCGTTTTTGCCCCATTCTCCAGAGTGAAGCCTGTAGTTTCTACCCCTATGTTGCCTTCCATGGCAAAGCCCCACACTCAACAGCAAGCGCAAGACATATTTCCTGGAGACAACGTATATTTCTTCATTGATGGCAAATATCGCTATGGAATAGTACTAGGCATTAAGGAAGAGGAAGGACAACGTATTGTGCAGATCTCCACAGTAAGTATATAATTTGAAAGATGTGTGTTCTCATAAACCTGAGACACATGCCACAGTAAGACCTAGAATTCAAAGGAGACAAACTTTCATTTCACtatgagtgtaaatgttgaaagTATTCCTTTGAACTTTTATGGAAAGCTTTGGCTCCACCTGCACCGATGCtattttaatgctttgtttCCAAAACACACTGATTCCTAGTGAACGCAGAGAAAAATCAAGGGTCTACTACTGTGGTGGAATATACCATGAGGGCAATTTTAAACAATAGCAGGCTGGTGGATGTCAGTATCAAAGTTCAAGTAACACTGGTCTTTTCTATACAACCTTGTTATAACTGAGAAAACTTAATACAATTTAGAATTCAGCACTTTAACCCTAACCCATTTAGcttttatgtaatgttttttttttctgcctcaaGCCTCAGTCAGTTGTGGAAGATGGGCCGGAACATCAAGCCAGGTTCTGTTGGATGTTTTGTCATGTTAGCTGGGAGCTTTCATTTCCACTATAGCTACATAATTACTTATGTTTTCTTGGATGGAAATCGTTCGTTGCAAGTTTACACAATAATTTGGACTTGAGTGAATTGTTTAAAACTACCTAGAATTTATGTGACTGACTTTGAATTTATGGGATCTCGAGGGTGTAATTTTCTGCGTCTAAATTAGATCTGATAGTTTTGTTAAGTTCCTTGTGACAATATTTGCTTTGAATCTACCTCACATACATAAACtaacctaaaataaattaaatagctAAATCtattcaaatataaatttaactATACTAGTATAGTTAAATTTATACAAGGAATTTGTGTTTTAACTGTAGACAAGCAATTATCATATACAGTTTAAGTTTCTTAGAACAAACATAGATACAGATTCATAATGTTGACCTTAAACCAACTCGCTGGTGATTTAGAACAATTTTTCTCATATGTCTGACGTTGTTTACACTGTCACCAACAGATGAGGACACCCTCTGACTATGCattcagaaaatcaaaacaaaactttagtaACACAATTGACTTTTCACTCCAAACAGTCCTAAAATTGCAACTGCTTGCTAAAACTGCTGCTTTAAAGTTTACAATAAATTTGCAACCTCTTTCTAAACACAATGAAActatttacaatatatttatagTGTGTTTTCTATGTTTGTAGGACAAGGATGAGAATGGAAAACAAGGGGGAGAAATTAAGCTTCCATTCTACCTGGTTAACAAAGGAGAATTTCCTTCAGGTTTGAgaagtgtttttgtatttctatatCTGTCTTCTCCACTTTTGTTCAATCTGATTATGATATTTTCTACACACTGTAGGGTCTGAAAGCATGGACATCGATATTACCCCTGTGGAAGCTCACCCTGATCTGAGCATAAGTCTAAACTCTGTGGTGGAGGTGACTTTAGGTAAAGGGAACTCGTATGGAATTATCCGCTGGATCGGCTGCCTACCCGGCCGTGAAGATGTGATGGTTGGACTTGAGTTGGTAAAACTATTTGCTGATGTTTTGATGTTTAGATTAAACTGTGAACAAGACCTGTGATGCCTGTAATTTTAATATAACATGGAACATAGCTCAGATACAAAACGTTTGGGCCGATAGtatattataaattatatatattttgctgaCCTTTTGTCAGTTAGTATCACTATCAGTCTCACATTaccaaacaaataccacatgGCCAACCCACTCCTCTCCTCCagtaacacaaacaaaaacacagcaacaaaatagaaataaacatcagttGTTAATATTGACCCAGTTCTACTGATTGGACAGATAGGCGTTAAAAAATTACTAACATCATCCGATGTCGATGTTGATACATTGTGCATCTCTAATAATGATTGTTAGTAATTTAGCCTGAAGTgatttgatttctttcaaaCTGTCTGCAGGAGGAAGCCTGTGGCGTCAGCAACGGAACGATTTATGGAAAGCGTTATTTCGACTGTCCTCCAAAGAGAGCTTTGTTTGTGAAGCTGTCGTCCTGCCGTCCTGATTCACGATTTCAGAATATATCAGCCCAAAACAACATGATGCCAGAACTGGTTAAAAATGGTAAGTTCAGAGTTGCAGGATGCATTTATCAGGATGTATAACATGGtaattttaaccttttaatGATTTGTATAAATAGTTTTGTTCTAAGAAGCACAACTTTAATGAgttgtagaataaaaaaaaaactgtgcccaaattgattttctattttctatacATCATGTTCTATGTTTCAGACTGAGTCACAACACATACAACTGAAAACCTGTTTCTCCTCCTTGCCTACTAATTTGAGAAGtctcaaaataacttttttatttttttattggtttgactATATTGGCAGCTAAGCTtcaaagatcttttttttctgttgtgttcaCCCCTGTCAAGTTGTTAGTTCATAAACTAAAATTGAAGATATTTATATTACCTTTTACATTTATCTGACATAACTCCATGCAAGTTTTCCAGCATGGAGTTATCTCAATCTGAACATGTGTTGTATCTTGTAATCTGTGGATATTTGATGGATATGACATCTTGTTAATCTTTGTGAACAGAGGAAGATGGAAATCAGGACACAGGGAAGCTGGAGACTGTCCCTCCAATCAGCACAGAGCAGGTCGAAAAGCTTTTGATTGGACGAATGAAGGGGATCCAAGGACACTGCAACTCCTGCTACATGGATTCTGCCCTCTTTGGGTCAGAATCATACTTTTATAATTATGAAGTACATTATTAACAATCTATTAGAACtagataaagatttttatttgtagcaaagttaaaaaaaagactgccTATAGTTTCTGGAtatatttaaaagttgaaaatagctgaactttatttttttcctttgtggcCTTCAGATTGTTTTCCTGCTCCTCTGTGTTGGACTCTATGTTGTTCAAAGCAACAACTCCTCAGGATGCTCCAATCCAGAGAATCTTACTCCATAATATTGTCAACCCACTCCgcaggtgtgtgtgtcttcttttgcatcttttgtttgtgttgctgtgggAAGGCAGTGTTCAATGATTCGTGTGCTGTTTGCAGTAAGGGATTTGTTCCTGGGCAACACATCATGAGGTTTCgagagcagctgcagaaacatggCTACTGTCAGTCCTTCACCACTGATGAGAAGGGTCAGTCTGATCCTCCAGCTCCTAACAGGTCCAGTTTGGTTCTGAGATTAAAACTCAAAGTCTTGATGTAACTTGTCTGTTTCAGATCCAGAGGAGTTCCTCATCATTGTGATGCACCACATTCTTGCCCTGGAGCCTCTGCTGAAGCTGTATTCTTTCACCTTTTCCTTTCTATGATTTAACTGTACCAAACATGcttttataatttctttctttgtctttctctgttTAGATCGGCTGCTGGCAAAGTGCAGGAGAGCTACTGCTATCAGATATtcctggaccagaaccacagcCTGGTTCTGCCCACAGTCCAGCAGCTACTGGAACATTCCTTTCACAGTGAAGGACTCAAACTGGCAGAGGTGTGCTCCCTCTTTTCTTTAGTGACTATCAATAAATACTCAGATATTTTAGATTCAGCCTTTTCCGACCTGCTCCTTTTCCACCACTAGGTGCCtcagttaaacattttactCGGCACTCCTCTTTgcctttttctctgtctttaaaCTTTAGGTGCCGTCCTGCCTCATCCTTCAGATGCCTCGCTTTGGGAAGAAATTCAAGATGTTCAACAAAATTATTCCCTCCCTGGAGCTGGACATCACCAACCTCCTCTCTGAgggtaaaattaaaacacatctGATCAGACATGATGCAACACAGTATATAAAACTCATTGTCTGAGTGTGTTTCAGGTCCTCAGCAGTGCATTATGTGTGGACACATGGCGGTGGAAGAGTGCACCGACTGTTTTAAAGAACCAGTGTTTAGCCAAACAGGATTTAAAGTCTTCTGCAAGACGTGTTCCACTCAGGTTGGTGGTTTTACTGCAACATTTCTGTTCAAgttgaagtttatttataaaacacttgtcttttaaGATCCTATgtgaatgaaataataaaatataacatacCTTCTAAGTCAACTAAGTAAAACATAAAGTGGTTTCTTTTTCAAGTTGCAGCGTGGAAAAGAAACTAGCGCCAGTAATCTGTAGGAACtttatgatttaatttgatcCGCTGAAGGTGATCTACACTCTCACTACCTGCTCTTGTTTGGAACACACACCATGATGGCGATGAATGCCATCAGATTCAGGGGCTATGGCTGTCTATATACATTTGTATTAAAACTAGCCTGCCTGCCTCTCCCTGGTTTTTAACTTCATTTGATGGTCGCTGATCACTTTTTGAGAATCTATAAATTACTGGAGCCACCACTCTAATATTTTTAGAGTAAAATGgtttaatattgttttgttagTTTGCATTGTATGTGCACTTTTGTTGGCTTATTTTACACCAGTCAACTTGAGGGTTATTTGCTCATCTGCTGCAACTCAGttgttggaattttttttacaaatttttctcAGTTGGACTCTGTCTTATAATGAGTGTTTCagattttgaatattttcccaTAACAGTCTGTATTTCTCCCCAGGTGCACTCTCACCCTCAGCGTCTCTCCCATCGGCCTGCAGCCCTGGATGTCCCCAAAGGCTACATCGACCGCGGCGTCTCCCACTCGCTCACCAGAGACCGCCTGGAGCTGTTCGCTGTGCTCTGCATCGAGACAAGCCACTATGTGTCCTTTGTCAAACATGGACCAAACACATGTGACTGGATCTTCTTTGACAGCATGGCTGATAGAGAAGGTGGGCGTTGAGTTCTGACGTAACATTTCTCCAAATGGGGAGAAAGCTTATTCGGTTTGTGCTTTGTTCTTAGGAGAGAGAGATGGATTCAACATCCCTGAGGTGCGAGCCTGTCCTGAGGTTGGCATGTATTTGGAAATGTCTCCTGCCGAGCTGGCCAATCAGGTGCCGCGGGACATGAAAGGTGTAGCCAAGCGTCTTTTCTGCGATGCCTACATGTACCTGTACCGGAGTGTGAGCATGTGTCTCTATCGCTGAGGGGACACTTCACCACTTCCCAGAAACCCAGTTGCTCTTTAGTATTTCCTTTTGCTGCATTGCTTCAGTTTTACATGGCTCTGTGTGGAAACTTACACAAactgtaaatttgttttgtatatttgcaAACGTAAAAAAATTTCCTTGAACATTTTCCCTCTTAATCCAAGGAAAACGTTTTCAAGCTTGAATAATTTATAGTAATGCTGACTTTTGTTGTATGAATGAAGGACAAACTGACAGAAATTACAGGTGCAATTTTGCactaaaggagaaaaaaaacaaacaaatgacttGTTGATAAGGAATATTTGAATGTAATATTAATCTGCTGATGAAATTTTGTAGTATTCAAGAGTGTACAGTATgatcaaaaaattatttcagaccAAATTTTACCAAggaaacaaaattcaaaatgttttcaaatgctGTAATGCAACATATAATACAGTAAATCTTGCTAATTTCCTTTCCAAAAGTTAACTATTTTTGTATAagctccaaaagtaaaaaaaaatgtttctttttgttctgattttctgAGAAGTTCTATATTTTGGTGTAAAGGTAATGTGGGATATACTATAAAGTTGAGGAAACTGCACTTAGAATAGCTGCTAAGACTTTTATGGTGATCTTTTCTATTCACAATTTATGTCAAGCTCCTCTTATTGTTATATATTACATTGAATCtagtgaaataaatgttgatttctgaaaGCATCAgtatttgtctctttttatgAAGCGGAAAATGTGTTTCTGCGTGCTGCTTAAGGTTTTAATGTGAACTTTTCTGTCCTTTTGATGCAGAAGTGGATCAGCGCTGCTTCAAGATTCCCCACCACGTAACAGAGATACTGACCTTAACAGTATAGATAACTAATCAGTATAAGTTGAAGTGGTTGTTATCTCAGTCTTGTTTTGGTCATGATTCACATCACATGACCATAACTGGGATTTGATATGCTGATGAACCGGTAAATCCAGAACTTTCCCTTTCAGCTCAGCTGCTGAAAGCAGAGCAACGCCGTCATTTCTGCAGGAAAACCCCAGATCCACCTGTCCATCACACAATATATTCTGTCACTGAATTAAACTAGAAACTAAGATacattgccttgcaaaagtattcacaccttttACACTTTCTCACatcacaatcacaaacttcaacgTGTTGCATTAAGATTTCACGACTGACACAACGTGGAGCAGCATTTACAAAGAAGAGAGGGCACTCTGCCCTGTCCAGCTAAAACACATGGTCTCAGATTTGAGGGCGTTGACCTTCATCCCAGCTGCTGTACTGCTGAACTGTTCCAGTGAAAGCAGGAGACCGTTACATCTGAAGaagttattaaacatttttggggTACTGTTCAGTCTATTGTCAAAGAAGGAAATGGTATGGTACAATCACAGTCCTTCCAAGATATAGACTTCCATATAAAATGACAACTAGAAAGGAAAGAGATGCACAGCTAAGGTAAAGGAGTCTGTTGATAGAACTGTTAGCCATTCACTCCTCTAATCTGTCAAAGAAaaccattgtttttttgttgggttttttttatcaagtcaTACACAGGTGATTTGGTCTGGACAATGAAAACCAAAGCTGTTGTACGGTGAAACAGATGTGAAATGAGAGAAAGTTCACCTTCCAGTAGGACACCAGCCCTTAACATAAGTCCAGATCTACACAGGAATCtgtaatgttttgctttgtaaaCCATTCTACAAAGAAGAATATCACCTGCACATCCAGGCAGTTTCTGGATGTGCAAAGTTAATAATTGTATCTGCAGTAAAAGGTGGTTACACTCAGTATGATCCCTCGGGGTGGGGGGCTACTTCAGAGACAAAGTTCGGGCCGGTGGAGTCAGACTGAACTCACAACCAactcaaagatttgttttttcccttcaaAATGTTGTTAGTGCTGATTTCTTGCTCAGCCGTTTCCCTTGTTTCATAGCAGCCTCCTGTCTCTGCATAAACTCACGCTGAGAGCAAAATTGGCTCCACATTGAGTCTGAAGTCTAGTCTCCAATCAGGTGGGAAGGTTTTGCTGATTAAAAAACAAGTTGTCATGATGTTGTTTTGTATCTGAGTTTACTCTAGTAAGTGTTtctatgaaaaaagaaaaaaaaggcataaaaGGAGGGTTAGCACTTCTTCAATCATTTAGATTACCGCTAGGATGTAAAATATCTGCCACAATTATAGTAcaacaaaatgctgctgttttggCTTTGAAGTGTCAAATCTGCTACAACGTGACACGATTAGAatacaaaaaaagctttttctcccCCATTAAAGTGCAGAAGTCGGCTGGCTCCAGCTCCCTCTGCCTCATCTTTCTTTCAAACGCTGCCTGCCTGGATATTTGTCTTCGATCTGGATGCCTTTGATCCTGCTGTCTCCCTTTGTCTCGCTGTGATCAGGTCTCTGAGTGACCTCTAACACTAGCTTAAGGAGTGCTGAGCTGTGCTGTGCCGCCCTGATGAGTCGGGCTCTTTAATACACTCGAGGGCACGGACTGCAATGAAGGAAGCAGCCTTGAGTCGTGAAACGAAGCCCTGCAACTTTATAAAACAGCCGTCCTTTCATCCAACACCCTCAGCATATTCACCAATATGCAAAAAAATTCACTGaccctgcatgtgtgtgtttacataaGGGGGGAGAGTTGTGTTTGTCAAAGCAGTAAAGTTGGTCTACTGCTGGGGTTGTTGAAAGAAGATAATGTTCcctttttctttaagaaacaaacagcctGATCCTTAACAAAGACTGTTAAAGATTATCCAGTGTTTAGGAATTTATCGcagatttttattctaataaaattCTGACCTTCCGATCCTTCATCTTTAAAGGGACAGGAAGTATTGTTGTGATGACAATGGTGAATCATTCTCATCACAACAATGCCTCTCCATTATGCCGTTTACAACCGTTCTTAGGAGTATTGGACTGAGAAGTGGTTCATATGATGTGCTCAGCACACTCATAGTTTcaccaggtatttgctaattgctgctgctgctattcTGAAGAAGCGTAGTGGGGAAGATGGGTGGTGGAGGCAGAAACTCGACTGGAGACTGTAGCTAAGGaatcctcaaacatgcatgaaagaattaaagcaacactccaggtatacttttgatgagggaatggCATTATAACATTACATAAGGCTAATAAAAGacgattttacataatacctcCCCTTTAAATGCAACATCATGGCAGAATGTTCATGTACAAAGTGAAAAATCTTTATTGTAATCTTTTGTGTTACAAGAAGCACTTGCCTTTTACAATCTTGTGTATCTTGCTCTGGATGTAAtctacagaaatacacacaaataTGGTTAGATTATCATCTAATCCACCCACCCACTCTTTGATGACTGTGGAAGACATCAGGACACTAAAACAGGAGTAAAGTCGcacattaaaagtttttatagCAGCCACGGCCCAGCAGCATTTTGAATTACAGTTTTAACATCATCACAATATCACCTTGAGGGTATTAAGGCTGGCTTTGtattcttttcacttttttattatctttgttatgaaaatgtttcattttataagTTGTTCCTTTTTCAATTTCAAGGATACAATGCCAACGAGGATGATCAGCATTCTGAAGTGTACTGAGAGAGCTATCGCCTTCTCCTCAGTTAAcattcaaaggaaaaataaacatttttttctcctttgaagTTAAATAGTAAAGATCTTTTAGAATAAATTCAACTCTGGCTGATTAGAAATTTTCTCTACTGGCTACAGTAGAGTAAATCCAAACAGCCTGCATTGATCACCAGTAAATAAACCCTGGCGGCCTATATACTATCTGTGTCATTTGATCTGAACACCTTGTTCCTCGCAGCGTTTCGTCACAAAGCTTCCAAGCAGGAAGGTCATCAAATATCATCAGCCTTCACCGACTGGAAGTCAGAGCGACGTCCTGCTGATGAGGCCTGTGGCGACAGATTCTGAGAAATGAGTGTGATCATTTCTGCCCTGTTTGACTTTTGATTTATATTGTGAGTATTTAAAGTCCTCCctgatcatttttttcagaaattcgtgaagatgttttctttctgcctaGTCATaacttttcacagttttttaatGGTAAATTTATaagcttcagtgttttttttcaagGATGAAAATGCATGTTctacatttgtattttctttaactttggtCTCTTCTCACCAGATTTTTCTCTTCCATGCGTTTGCTGTGTTCCCTATATAACCTGTGACAAACTTTAAGCAGGACTTCTTTCTGTAACGTCAGCTTTCTTCTTGACAAATTTTCATTAAAGGCTATATTTGTGGAGCACTGGATTACTAGTTGTCCTGTGGAAAGCATATAGTCCTACATTAACTGAGATTGTGCTAACCCTCTGCGGAGTTAGCACAATCCTTGAGGCTGCTG comes from Gambusia affinis linkage group LG10, SWU_Gaff_1.0, whole genome shotgun sequence and encodes:
- the cyldl gene encoding ubiquitin carboxyl-terminal hydrolase CYLD, with amino-acid sequence MSPTDYVYFIITKPPEYSHHIKPGSVCYIRESTYNIYNTSQPGRRTKLPVTFLKSTSRSSCDIDLTCMEKLSLEEADYLLACEPEDERLYWFREKNAVQTSLGFIVGTNVRVEEEDEILTGIIRYIGPIVGPDYWDPITGRYFGIELQKPDKGKGKTDGNYGSTTFFQCEKNCGVFAPFSRVKPVVSTPMLPSMAKPHTQQQAQDIFPGDNVYFFIDGKYRYGIVLGIKEEEGQRIVQISTDKDENGKQGGEIKLPFYLVNKGEFPSGSESMDIDITPVEAHPDLSISLNSVVEVTLGKGNSYGIIRWIGCLPGREDVMVGLELEEACGVSNGTIYGKRYFDCPPKRALFVKLSSCRPDSRFQNISAQNNMMPELVKNEEDGNQDTGKLETVPPISTEQVEKLLIGRMKGIQGHCNSCYMDSALFGLFSCSSVLDSMLFKATTPQDAPIQRILLHNIVNPLRSKGFVPGQHIMRFREQLQKHGYCQSFTTDEKDPEEFLIIVMHHILALEPLLKLSAAGKVQESYCYQIFLDQNHSLVLPTVQQLLEHSFHSEGLKLAEVPSCLILQMPRFGKKFKMFNKIIPSLELDITNLLSEGPQQCIMCGHMAVEECTDCFKEPVFSQTGFKVFCKTCSTQVHSHPQRLSHRPAALDVPKGYIDRGVSHSLTRDRLELFAVLCIETSHYVSFVKHGPNTCDWIFFDSMADREGERDGFNIPEVRACPEVGMYLEMSPAELANQVPRDMKGVAKRLFCDAYMYLYRSVSMCLYR